The following are from one region of the Microbacterium sp. BK668 genome:
- a CDS encoding MBL fold metallo-hydrolase translates to MRVTKFEHAALTIENEGSKLIIDPGSFTLPLSDLNTVVAVVITHEHPDHWTADHLDQILKYSPGIPIYGPEGVAKAAGGYDITVVAPGDTVTLDDFTLRFFGGTHAVIHESIPVIQNVGVLVNEQFYYPGDSYAVPKGVDVTLLAAPIGAPWLKIGEAMDFVLAVAPRQAFGTHDMTLSVIGRDMARARLQWAVEQDGGQFLVLEPGEAADI, encoded by the coding sequence ATGCGAGTGACCAAGTTCGAGCATGCCGCCCTCACGATCGAGAACGAGGGCAGCAAGCTCATCATCGATCCCGGATCGTTCACCCTGCCGCTCAGCGACCTCAACACCGTCGTCGCCGTCGTCATCACCCACGAGCACCCCGACCACTGGACGGCCGATCACCTCGACCAGATCCTCAAGTACTCCCCCGGCATCCCGATCTACGGTCCGGAGGGCGTCGCGAAGGCTGCGGGGGGCTATGACATCACCGTCGTCGCTCCGGGCGACACGGTCACCCTCGACGACTTCACGCTTCGCTTCTTCGGCGGCACGCACGCCGTCATCCACGAGTCGATCCCGGTCATCCAGAACGTGGGCGTGCTGGTGAACGAGCAGTTCTACTACCCCGGCGACTCCTACGCCGTCCCCAAGGGGGTGGACGTCACGCTCCTCGCCGCGCCCATCGGCGCACCGTGGCTGAAGATCGGCGAGGCGATGGACTTCGTCCTCGCTGTGGCGCCGCGCCAGGCTTTCGGCACGCACGACATGACGCTGTCGGTGATCGGTCGGGACATGGCGCGCGCTCGGCTCCAATGGGCCGTCGAGCAGGACGGCGGGCAGTTCCTGGTGCTCGAACCGGGCGAGGCCGCCGACATCTGA
- the leuD gene encoding 3-isopropylmalate dehydratase small subunit → MEKFSTHTGIVAPLTRSAVDTDQIIPAVYLKRVTKTGFDDALFASWRQDPAFVLNQAAFAGASILVAGPDFGTGSSREHAVWALRDYGFRVVLSPRFADIFRGNAGKQGLVTGVIAEDDLNAIWGAIDAEPGIPMTVDLEARTATIGGLQVAFEIDDYTRWRLLEGLDDIGLTLRNEDRIAQFEARREAWRPRTLPVP, encoded by the coding sequence ATGGAGAAGTTCTCGACCCACACCGGCATCGTGGCACCGCTCACGCGCTCCGCCGTCGACACCGACCAGATCATCCCCGCCGTCTACCTCAAGCGCGTCACGAAGACGGGCTTCGACGACGCCCTGTTCGCCAGCTGGCGTCAGGATCCCGCGTTCGTCCTGAACCAGGCGGCCTTCGCCGGCGCGTCGATCCTCGTCGCCGGCCCGGACTTCGGAACCGGCTCCAGCCGCGAGCACGCCGTGTGGGCGCTGCGCGATTACGGCTTCCGGGTCGTGCTCAGTCCCCGGTTCGCCGACATCTTCCGCGGCAACGCGGGCAAGCAGGGTCTGGTGACGGGTGTGATCGCGGAGGACGACCTCAACGCGATCTGGGGCGCGATCGACGCCGAGCCCGGCATCCCGATGACCGTCGACCTCGAGGCCCGCACGGCGACGATCGGCGGTCTTCAGGTCGCTTTCGAGATCGACGATTACACTAGGTGGCGCCTTCTCGAGGGTCTCGACGACATCGGGCTCACTCTGCGGAACGAAGACAGGATCGCCCAGTTCGAGGCTCGTCGCGAGGCGTGGCGCCCTCGCACGCTTCCCGTTCCGTAA
- a CDS encoding lysophospholipid acyltransferase family protein encodes MAATSPRLRASTEKTRPSVFWPLAAVIAPLIALLFKLEIEGAENLPREGAYVLAPNHYSESDPLAVALAVWKAGRAPRFMAKESLFRVPVLGWILRITGMVPVARSSSAASARQTLETSETLVKLGRGVIVYPEGTLTRDPAMWPMRGKTGAVRLALAGDIPLVPMAQWGCQAVLPRYGKLKLWPLRRPVRVVIGEPVDLSAFRANETQPAALVAATDVVMAEIAELLSTIRNEPAPAERWNPSEHGQKETGRLEP; translated from the coding sequence ATGGCAGCCACCTCGCCACGGCTGCGGGCGTCGACGGAGAAGACGCGGCCGAGTGTCTTCTGGCCGCTGGCGGCCGTCATCGCGCCGCTGATCGCGCTGCTGTTCAAGCTCGAGATCGAGGGTGCGGAGAATCTGCCCCGCGAGGGCGCCTACGTCCTCGCGCCGAACCACTACTCCGAGTCCGACCCGCTCGCCGTCGCCCTCGCAGTGTGGAAGGCCGGGCGCGCGCCGCGCTTCATGGCCAAGGAGTCCCTCTTCCGCGTACCGGTCCTCGGCTGGATCCTCCGGATCACCGGCATGGTTCCGGTCGCCCGCTCCTCGTCGGCCGCGTCCGCGCGCCAGACTCTCGAGACGTCGGAGACGCTCGTCAAGCTGGGCCGCGGCGTCATCGTCTACCCCGAGGGCACCCTCACCCGCGATCCCGCCATGTGGCCGATGCGCGGGAAGACCGGTGCCGTCCGGCTTGCGCTGGCCGGCGACATCCCGCTCGTGCCGATGGCGCAGTGGGGCTGCCAGGCGGTTCTGCCCCGCTACGGCAAGCTCAAGCTGTGGCCGCTGCGCCGCCCCGTGAGGGTCGTGATCGGCGAGCCCGTCGACCTCTCGGCGTTCCGCGCGAACGAGACGCAGCCGGCCGCGCTCGTCGCGGCGACGGACGTCGTCATGGCGGAGATCGCCGAGCTGCTGTCGACGATCCGCAATGAACCGGCGCCCGCCGAACGGTGGAACCCCTCCGAGCACGGGCAGAAGGAGACGGGGCGCCTTGAGCCGTAG
- a CDS encoding DUF4349 domain-containing protein, producing MNTSRREEATAEEAGLPELPDARIAEIEESLFAEIARQRRAQRARRGRWWIGGAAAAAVVVVAAIAAPTIVPIVSGSAGSSVSDQAGSAPAAPETMTGDSGAQVAEGARDSSSTLESSSVPLADRPAGRDIITTASATVVVEDVRDATAKVGAAAEAAGGYVESLSIGQSGQVVPVDPGAGYDTAYPYPYPYPPTDGAVITVRVPADRLTATVNDLADLGEVTASTINRQDVTEQTVDLQARIDATQASVDRLTALLAQAGDLSDLIAAETALSERQATLESYQQQLESLEGQVELSTLTVTLTPVAEPVEADPAGFADGLAAGWNGLVATLNGIVIALGFIIPWLALAAVVALVIWGVVRLVTRRRAARRARARSERDAGAPASQSLAEQAREGGDREA from the coding sequence ATGAACACGTCACGCCGCGAGGAGGCCACCGCAGAAGAGGCCGGCCTTCCCGAGCTGCCCGACGCACGCATCGCGGAGATCGAGGAGTCGCTGTTCGCCGAGATCGCGCGGCAGCGGCGCGCGCAGCGCGCGCGGCGCGGACGGTGGTGGATCGGCGGAGCAGCCGCTGCCGCGGTCGTCGTGGTGGCCGCGATCGCCGCGCCGACGATCGTCCCGATCGTGTCGGGGTCGGCCGGCTCATCCGTCTCGGACCAGGCGGGTTCTGCGCCCGCTGCTCCCGAGACGATGACGGGCGACTCCGGGGCGCAGGTGGCGGAGGGGGCGCGCGATTCGTCGAGCACGCTCGAGTCCTCGTCGGTTCCGCTCGCCGACCGCCCGGCGGGCCGCGACATCATCACGACGGCTTCAGCGACCGTCGTCGTCGAGGACGTGCGGGACGCGACGGCGAAGGTCGGAGCAGCCGCCGAGGCGGCCGGCGGCTACGTCGAGTCCCTGAGCATCGGCCAGAGCGGACAGGTGGTGCCGGTCGACCCCGGCGCAGGATACGACACGGCGTATCCGTATCCGTATCCGTATCCGCCGACCGACGGTGCGGTGATCACGGTGCGGGTGCCCGCCGACCGGCTCACGGCGACCGTGAACGATCTCGCCGACCTGGGCGAGGTCACGGCCTCGACGATCAACCGCCAGGACGTGACCGAGCAGACGGTCGACCTGCAGGCGCGGATCGATGCGACGCAGGCCTCCGTCGACCGGCTCACCGCACTTCTCGCGCAGGCCGGGGACCTCTCGGATCTCATCGCCGCCGAGACGGCGCTGTCCGAGCGCCAGGCCACCCTGGAGTCGTACCAGCAGCAGCTGGAGTCGCTGGAGGGTCAGGTCGAGCTGTCGACGCTGACCGTCACGCTGACACCCGTCGCCGAGCCCGTCGAGGCGGATCCTGCCGGATTCGCCGACGGACTGGCGGCCGGTTGGAACGGGCTCGTGGCCACGCTCAACGGCATCGTCATCGCGCTCGGGTTCATCATCCCCTGGCTCGCGCTGGCCGCTGTCGTCGCGCTCGTGATCTGGGGCGTGGTGCGGCTGGTGACGCGCCGCCGCGCGGCACGCCGGGCGCGGGCTCGGTCGGAGCGCGACGCGGGCGCCCCTGCCTCGCAAAGCCTCGCTGAGCAGGCTCGTGAGGGTGGGGACCGCGAAGCGTAG
- the murA gene encoding UDP-N-acetylglucosamine 1-carboxyvinyltransferase: MKTLLSETAAPTAEDRELSGDTITIRGGRPLTGRVEVKGAKNLATKAMVAALLGETSSTLRDVPDISDVKVVRSLLEAHGVRVDEGDEDGVLHFDPSGAVSAHIEEIDAHAGASRIPILFCGPLLHLLGQAFIPDLGGCRIGDRPINFHLDALRNFGAIVEKLPSGIRLSAPNGLHGADIELPYPSVGATEQVLLTAVRAKGTTELRNAAIEPEIMDLIAVLQKMGAIISYEPNRVILIEGVDSLRGYDHRCIFDRNEAASWACAALATDGDVFVGGAKQQEMLTFLNVFRKAGGWFEIHEDGIQFRRDGALKPVMVETDVHPGFMTDWQQPLIVALTQAAGESVVHETVYENRLGFTQALVQMGADIVVHPHGLQQPGRRVPRRELEQAAVINGPTPLHGADVVVPDLRGGYSYLIAALAAEGESTVRNVGIIRRGYEKLFAKLDALGADFNIVG; this comes from the coding sequence ATGAAGACACTCCTGAGCGAAACGGCCGCTCCGACGGCGGAAGACAGGGAACTGTCCGGCGACACGATCACGATCCGGGGCGGGCGGCCGCTCACCGGTCGCGTGGAGGTCAAGGGGGCGAAGAACCTCGCGACGAAGGCGATGGTGGCCGCGCTCCTCGGCGAGACCTCGAGCACGCTGAGAGATGTCCCCGACATCAGCGACGTCAAGGTCGTGCGCTCCCTCCTCGAGGCGCACGGCGTGCGCGTCGATGAGGGCGACGAGGACGGCGTGCTGCACTTCGACCCGAGCGGCGCCGTGTCGGCGCACATCGAGGAGATCGACGCGCACGCCGGGGCATCCCGCATTCCGATCCTCTTCTGCGGACCGCTTCTGCACCTGCTCGGCCAGGCCTTCATCCCCGACCTCGGGGGATGCCGCATCGGCGACCGCCCCATCAACTTCCACCTCGACGCGCTGCGCAATTTCGGCGCGATCGTCGAGAAGCTGCCGAGCGGCATCCGCCTGTCGGCGCCGAACGGCCTCCACGGCGCTGACATCGAGCTGCCGTACCCCAGCGTGGGGGCGACCGAGCAGGTGCTTCTGACCGCGGTGCGCGCGAAGGGCACGACCGAGCTGCGCAACGCCGCGATCGAGCCCGAGATCATGGATCTCATCGCCGTTCTGCAGAAGATGGGCGCGATCATCTCCTACGAGCCGAACCGCGTCATCCTCATCGAGGGCGTCGACTCGCTGCGCGGCTACGACCACCGCTGCATCTTCGACCGCAACGAGGCCGCCTCCTGGGCGTGCGCGGCGCTCGCGACCGACGGCGACGTGTTCGTCGGGGGCGCGAAGCAGCAGGAGATGCTCACCTTCCTCAACGTCTTCCGCAAGGCCGGCGGCTGGTTCGAGATCCACGAGGACGGCATCCAGTTCCGCCGTGACGGCGCGCTCAAGCCCGTCATGGTCGAGACCGACGTGCACCCCGGCTTCATGACCGACTGGCAGCAGCCGCTGATCGTCGCTCTGACGCAGGCTGCCGGCGAGTCGGTCGTGCACGAGACCGTGTATGAGAACCGCCTCGGCTTCACGCAGGCACTCGTCCAGATGGGCGCCGACATCGTCGTGCATCCGCACGGTCTTCAGCAGCCCGGCCGGCGCGTGCCGCGCCGCGAGCTCGAGCAGGCCGCCGTCATCAACGGCCCGACGCCGCTGCACGGCGCCGATGTCGTCGTGCCGGACCTCCGCGGCGGTTACAGCTATCTCATCGCCGCGCTCGCGGCCGAGGGCGAGTCGACCGTGCGCAACGTCGGCATCATCCGCCGCGGCTACGAGAAGCTGTTCGCCAAGCTCGACGCCCTCGGCGCCGATTTCAACATCGTCGGATAA
- the leuC gene encoding 3-isopropylmalate dehydratase large subunit, producing the protein MSTPASDGFGIPDRPRTLAEKVWDDHLVVKGENGEPDLIYIDLHLVHEVTSPQAFDGLRAEGRPVRRLDLTIATEDHNTPTLDIDKPIADLTSRTQIETLRRNAEEFGVRLHSLGDREQGIVHVVGPQLGLTMPGITVVCGDSHTSTHGAFGAMAFGIGTSEVEHVLATQTLPLKPFKTMAITVEGQLRPGVTAKDIILAVIAKIGTNGGQGYVLEYRGSAIRSLSMEGRMTICNMSIEAGARAGMVAPDDTTFAYLEGRPHAPKGQDWEDAVAYWRTLPSDEGAVYDAEVFLDADELEPFVTWGTNPGQGVSLSDVVPSPETFADPNERAAAERALEYMDLQAGTPLKEIPVDAVFMGSCTNSRIEDLRAFASIIRGRTKAPNVRVMVVPGSARVRLEAEAEGLDKVFIDFGAEWRFAGCSMCLGMNPDQLAPGERCASTSNRNFEGRQGKGGRTHLVSPLVAAATAVRGTLSSPSDLPVLRHAEEPAGAEV; encoded by the coding sequence ATGAGCACCCCCGCTTCCGACGGCTTCGGCATCCCCGACCGCCCCCGCACCCTCGCCGAGAAGGTGTGGGACGACCACCTCGTGGTCAAGGGCGAGAACGGCGAACCCGACCTCATCTACATCGACCTCCACCTCGTCCACGAGGTGACCAGCCCGCAGGCCTTCGACGGCCTCCGTGCCGAGGGGCGCCCCGTCCGTCGCCTGGACCTCACGATCGCGACCGAGGACCACAACACTCCGACGCTCGACATCGACAAGCCGATCGCCGATCTCACGAGCCGCACGCAGATCGAGACCCTCCGCCGCAACGCCGAGGAGTTCGGCGTCCGCCTGCACTCCCTGGGCGACCGGGAGCAGGGCATCGTGCACGTCGTCGGCCCGCAGCTCGGCCTCACCATGCCGGGCATCACCGTCGTCTGCGGCGACTCGCACACCTCGACGCACGGCGCCTTCGGGGCCATGGCGTTCGGCATCGGGACGAGCGAGGTCGAGCACGTCCTCGCCACGCAGACCCTGCCGCTCAAGCCCTTCAAGACGATGGCGATCACCGTCGAAGGACAGCTCCGGCCGGGGGTCACCGCGAAGGACATCATCCTCGCCGTCATCGCGAAGATCGGCACGAACGGCGGACAGGGCTACGTGCTCGAGTACCGCGGCTCGGCCATCCGCTCCCTCTCGATGGAGGGGCGCATGACGATCTGCAACATGTCGATCGAGGCGGGGGCGCGCGCGGGCATGGTCGCGCCCGACGACACGACGTTCGCCTACCTGGAGGGCCGTCCGCACGCGCCCAAAGGCCAGGACTGGGAGGATGCCGTGGCGTACTGGCGCACCCTGCCCAGCGACGAAGGCGCGGTCTACGACGCCGAGGTGTTCCTCGACGCGGACGAGCTCGAGCCGTTCGTGACCTGGGGCACCAATCCCGGTCAGGGGGTCTCGCTCAGCGATGTCGTCCCCTCGCCGGAGACGTTCGCGGACCCCAACGAGCGCGCCGCGGCTGAGCGGGCGCTGGAGTACATGGACCTTCAGGCGGGCACGCCCCTGAAGGAGATCCCGGTCGACGCGGTGTTCATGGGCTCGTGCACGAACAGCCGCATCGAAGACCTCCGCGCGTTCGCATCGATCATCCGCGGGCGCACGAAGGCCCCGAACGTCCGGGTGATGGTCGTCCCCGGCTCGGCGCGGGTGCGCCTGGAGGCCGAGGCGGAGGGCCTGGACAAGGTCTTCATCGACTTCGGTGCCGAATGGCGTTTCGCCGGCTGCTCCATGTGCCTGGGCATGAACCCCGATCAGCTCGCCCCGGGCGAGCGCTGCGCCTCGACGTCCAACCGCAACTTCGAGGGCCGGCAGGGCAAGGGCGGGCGCACGCACCTCGTCTCGCCGCTGGTCGCGGCCGCGACCGCCGTCCGCGGGACGCTCTCGAGTCCGAGCGATCTGCCCGTCCTCCGACACGCCGAGGAACCGGCCGGGGCGGAGGTCTGA
- a CDS encoding sigma-70 family RNA polymerase sigma factor produces MTEIDGTDAALARAAADGSEHAFRALYRAYVRPVYWIAHGLVGNAPDAEDVTQETFLAAWRKLRGFELAGDSLLPWLAAICRLQAANRIRRQRRDRERTAGAADETLPARIDVEKQVIDADLAERILREVEGLSPLDQDIFRLCAAEGYAYQAAADELGVAHGVVRNRLSRIRTRLRTTVEEST; encoded by the coding sequence ATGACCGAGATCGATGGGACGGATGCCGCGCTGGCGCGTGCGGCCGCGGACGGCAGTGAGCACGCCTTCCGCGCGCTGTATCGCGCCTATGTGCGACCCGTCTACTGGATCGCCCACGGGCTCGTGGGTAACGCCCCCGACGCCGAGGACGTCACCCAGGAGACCTTCCTGGCTGCGTGGCGGAAGCTGCGGGGCTTCGAGCTCGCGGGGGATTCGCTCCTCCCCTGGCTCGCAGCGATCTGCCGCCTGCAGGCGGCGAACCGCATCCGCCGTCAGCGCCGCGACCGCGAGCGCACCGCGGGAGCGGCCGATGAGACCCTGCCCGCGCGCATCGACGTCGAGAAGCAGGTGATCGACGCGGACCTCGCCGAGCGCATCCTTCGTGAGGTGGAGGGCCTGAGCCCGCTCGACCAGGACATCTTCCGGCTCTGCGCCGCGGAGGGATATGCCTATCAGGCGGCCGCCGATGAGCTCGGCGTCGCGCACGGCGTCGTCCGCAACCGTCTCTCCCGCATCCGCACGCGTCTGCGGACCACCGTCGAGGAGAGCACATGA
- a CDS encoding TerC family protein, with protein sequence MTFEIPAWFAVGSLIVLTLILVADLLIILKRPHIPSMKEATLWVVFYVALALIFAVVLYWVTGSSDAMGQFIAGWLTEYSLSIDNLFVFVLIMAQFSVPRRYQQEVLMVGIIIALVLRAIFIMLGAALIENFSWIFYIFGAFLVFTAWRQAFPGAHDEDAKAESGIVRFLRRFIDISDHYDGAKLRTVVAGKRIWTPMILVFVAIGFTDLIFAIDSIPAIFGITQSPFIVFTANLFALMGLRQLYFLLGGLLDRLKYLHYGIAFILAFIGVKLFFHALHVNELPFINDGEPVEWAPEISTWVSLLVIIAAMAVATIASLASSSREKKAATPDAAAAAVADEKGTPPTVEQPPRSEGPR encoded by the coding sequence ATGACCTTCGAGATCCCCGCCTGGTTCGCCGTCGGATCCCTCATCGTGCTGACCCTGATCCTCGTCGCCGATCTGCTGATCATCCTGAAGCGCCCCCACATCCCCTCGATGAAGGAGGCCACCCTCTGGGTCGTGTTCTACGTCGCGCTCGCGCTCATCTTCGCCGTCGTCCTGTACTGGGTGACCGGCAGCTCCGACGCGATGGGACAGTTCATCGCGGGCTGGCTGACGGAGTACAGCCTGTCGATCGACAACCTGTTCGTCTTCGTGCTGATCATGGCCCAGTTCTCGGTGCCGCGGCGATACCAGCAGGAAGTGCTCATGGTGGGCATCATCATCGCCCTCGTCCTCCGGGCGATCTTCATCATGCTGGGCGCTGCGCTGATCGAGAACTTCTCGTGGATCTTCTACATCTTCGGCGCCTTCCTCGTCTTCACCGCATGGCGGCAGGCGTTCCCGGGCGCGCACGACGAGGACGCCAAGGCGGAGTCGGGCATCGTACGGTTCTTGCGGCGCTTCATCGACATCAGCGACCACTACGACGGCGCGAAGCTGCGCACGGTCGTGGCAGGCAAGCGGATCTGGACGCCGATGATCCTCGTGTTCGTCGCGATCGGCTTCACCGACCTCATCTTCGCGATCGACTCGATCCCGGCGATCTTCGGCATCACGCAAAGCCCCTTCATCGTCTTCACGGCGAACCTGTTCGCGCTGATGGGTCTGCGTCAGCTGTACTTCCTCCTCGGCGGCCTGCTCGACCGCCTCAAGTACCTGCACTACGGGATCGCCTTCATCCTGGCGTTCATCGGCGTCAAGCTCTTCTTCCACGCCCTCCACGTCAACGAGCTGCCGTTCATCAACGACGGCGAGCCCGTCGAGTGGGCGCCCGAGATCAGCACGTGGGTGTCGCTGCTCGTCATCATCGCCGCGATGGCCGTCGCCACGATCGCGAGCCTCGCCTCGTCGAGCCGTGAGAAGAAGGCCGCGACTCCGGATGCCGCGGCCGCCGCCGTCGCCGACGAGAAGGGCACCCCGCCCACCGTGGAGCAGCCGCCCAGGTCCGAGGGGCCGCGCTGA
- a CDS encoding HPr family phosphocarrier protein produces the protein MAERQATIASSSGLHARPAKLFVQAVQQKPVPVTIAVDGGPDLNAGSILSLMGLGASKGTVVTLKAEGEGADQALDELVELLETDLDAE, from the coding sequence ATGGCAGAACGCCAGGCCACCATCGCGAGCAGCTCGGGCCTCCACGCCCGCCCCGCCAAGCTCTTCGTGCAGGCCGTGCAGCAGAAGCCGGTCCCCGTCACGATCGCCGTCGACGGCGGCCCCGACCTCAACGCGGGGAGCATCCTCTCGCTCATGGGTCTGGGAGCTTCGAAGGGAACCGTCGTGACCCTCAAGGCGGAAGGCGAGGGTGCCGATCAGGCGCTCGACGAGCTCGTCGAGCTGCTGGAGACGGATCTCGACGCCGAGTAG
- a CDS encoding fructose-specific PTS transporter subunit EIIC, translating into MSHTITPELVSLDVGLGADKAAVIRALAARVVAQGRATDAGALFADAWAREEKDETGLPGGIAIPHAKSAAVNEASLAFARLKPGVDFGAPDGPADLVFLIAAPEGAAEAHLAVLSKLARSLMQDDFTSGLRAAGSTAEVVSIVRRAIGEEDAAPASATGAGTSAVAGSVGAPAGQAAATATAPGLTVEGRPARIVAVTSCATGIAHTFMAADALTAAGKKNGVDLTVEPQGSSGYQALPQGVIDGADAVIFATDVDVRELQRFAGKPVVRSGVKRGIEQPDQLIAEAVAAANNPAATRVSGTAAAAGAAAPTESLSWGARIQRILLTGVSYMIPFVAGGGLLIALGFLLAGYEVTDFGFDVVVQNALWDLPAGGLGRYLGSVAFVIGATSMGFLVSALAGYISFAIADRPGIAPGFVAGAVAVLMSSGFIGGIVGGLLAGFVALAIGRLNAPRWLRGLMPVVIIPLVASIVASGLLILFLGRPIATLMEWLNTWLTDVANTSGIIVVGVILGLMMCFDLGGPVNKVAYAFAVAGLASASAENTTPYLIMAAVMAAGMVPPLAMALASTVLARNMFTPVERENGVAAWLLGASFISEGAIPFAAADPLRVIPASMVGGAVTGGLSMALGVQSLAPHGGIFVFFAINPFWAFAVSIIAGTVVTAFLVVAFKRFIAPKELEAAEASSLTATAVPA; encoded by the coding sequence GTGTCACACACCATCACACCAGAGCTCGTGAGCCTCGATGTCGGGCTCGGCGCCGACAAGGCCGCCGTCATCCGAGCCCTCGCCGCACGCGTCGTCGCGCAGGGTCGCGCCACCGACGCCGGCGCCCTCTTCGCCGACGCATGGGCGCGCGAGGAGAAGGACGAGACGGGTCTTCCCGGCGGCATCGCCATCCCGCACGCCAAGAGCGCCGCCGTGAACGAGGCGTCGCTCGCGTTCGCGCGCCTCAAGCCCGGCGTGGATTTCGGCGCACCGGACGGCCCCGCCGACCTCGTGTTCCTCATCGCCGCGCCCGAGGGCGCAGCCGAGGCGCATCTGGCGGTCCTGTCGAAGCTCGCCCGCAGCCTCATGCAGGACGACTTCACCAGCGGCTTGCGCGCTGCCGGCTCGACGGCCGAGGTCGTCTCGATCGTGCGCCGTGCCATCGGGGAGGAGGACGCGGCGCCCGCCTCCGCGACGGGAGCGGGCACATCGGCCGTCGCCGGGTCGGTCGGCGCTCCGGCCGGGCAGGCCGCGGCAACCGCCACCGCACCCGGCCTCACGGTCGAGGGGCGTCCCGCGCGCATCGTCGCCGTCACGTCCTGCGCCACCGGGATCGCCCACACCTTCATGGCGGCGGACGCTCTGACCGCCGCGGGCAAGAAGAACGGCGTCGACCTCACCGTCGAGCCGCAGGGCTCGAGCGGCTACCAGGCGCTGCCGCAGGGGGTCATCGACGGCGCCGACGCGGTCATCTTCGCCACCGACGTCGACGTGCGCGAGCTCCAGCGGTTCGCCGGGAAGCCCGTCGTCCGCTCCGGCGTCAAGCGCGGAATCGAGCAGCCCGACCAGCTGATCGCCGAAGCGGTGGCGGCGGCCAACAACCCCGCCGCCACGCGGGTGTCGGGAACGGCCGCGGCGGCGGGTGCCGCCGCACCGACCGAGTCGCTGTCGTGGGGCGCCCGCATCCAGCGGATCCTCCTCACCGGCGTCAGCTACATGATCCCCTTCGTGGCCGGCGGTGGTCTCCTGATCGCTCTCGGCTTCCTGCTCGCGGGCTACGAGGTCACCGATTTCGGTTTCGACGTCGTGGTCCAGAATGCGCTGTGGGATCTGCCCGCGGGCGGCCTCGGCCGGTACCTCGGCTCGGTCGCGTTCGTCATCGGCGCAACCTCCATGGGCTTCCTCGTGTCGGCTCTCGCGGGCTATATCTCCTTCGCGATCGCCGACCGCCCCGGCATCGCGCCGGGCTTCGTCGCTGGCGCCGTCGCGGTGCTCATGAGCTCGGGCTTCATCGGCGGCATCGTCGGCGGTCTGCTGGCCGGCTTCGTCGCACTGGCGATCGGCCGGCTCAACGCGCCGCGGTGGCTGCGCGGTCTCATGCCCGTCGTGATCATCCCGCTCGTCGCATCGATCGTCGCCTCGGGCCTGCTCATCCTCTTCCTGGGCCGCCCCATCGCGACCCTCATGGAGTGGCTCAACACGTGGCTGACCGACGTCGCGAACACCTCCGGCATCATCGTCGTCGGCGTCATCCTCGGCCTCATGATGTGCTTCGACCTCGGCGGTCCGGTCAACAAGGTCGCGTACGCGTTCGCCGTCGCGGGGCTCGCCTCGGCGTCGGCGGAGAACACGACCCCGTACCTCATCATGGCGGCCGTGATGGCGGCGGGCATGGTGCCGCCGCTGGCCATGGCGCTGGCCTCGACGGTCCTCGCCCGCAACATGTTCACACCCGTCGAGCGGGAGAACGGCGTGGCCGCGTGGCTGCTCGGCGCCTCGTTCATCAGCGAAGGAGCGATTCCGTTCGCGGCCGCCGACCCCCTCCGCGTCATCCCTGCGTCGATGGTGGGCGGTGCCGTGACGGGCGGCCTCAGCATGGCGCTGGGCGTGCAGTCGCTCGCGCCGCACGGAGGCATCTTCGTCTTCTTCGCGATCAACCCCTTCTGGGCTTTCGCGGTGTCGATCATCGCCGGTACGGTCGTGACAGCGTTCCTCGTCGTCGCCTTCAAGCGCTTCATCGCCCCGAAGGAGCTCGAGGCCGCCGAGGCGAGCAGCCTGACGGCGACCGCCGTCCCCGCCTGA